The following coding sequences are from one Triticum dicoccoides isolate Atlit2015 ecotype Zavitan chromosome 4A, WEW_v2.0, whole genome shotgun sequence window:
- the LOC119289867 gene encoding late embryogenesis abundant protein 6-like: MEHAKEKMKDGASAAKAKATITKAKVAEKAEAATARSHDERELAHERGAAKVAAAEAQLHQDKAAHREDAMSHHIHKHGGHKHGH, translated from the coding sequence ATGGAGCACGCCAAGGAGAAGATGAAGGATGGCGCGAGCGCGGCCAAGGCGAAGGCGACCATCACGAAGGCCAAGGTGGCCGAGAaggcggaggcggcgacggcgaggtcgcaCGACGAGCGGGAGCTGGCGCACGAGCGCGGCGCCGCCAAGGTGGCAGCCGCCGAGGCGCAGCTGCACCAGGACAAGGCCGCGCACCGCGAGGACGCCATGTCGCACCACATCCACAAGCACGGCGGCCACAAGCACGGCCACTGA